From a single Brassica rapa cultivar Chiifu-401-42 chromosome A01, CAAS_Brap_v3.01, whole genome shotgun sequence genomic region:
- the LOC117126753 gene encoding uncharacterized protein LOC117126753 — MRHARWLEFVETFPYVINYKKGEDNMVVDALSRRHTLITTIEAKIMGFEQLKMFYATDPVFAELYSNSTKGAVGPFYQNDGFFFKEKRLCIPRGSMRDLLTREAHGGELMGHFGRDKTLDVLSDHFYWLRLSAMSRAFAPSALSVSRQSPGHIPMVYI; from the coding sequence ATGAGGCATGCTAGGTGGTTGGAGTTCGTAGAgacctttccctatgtgatcaatTACAAAAAGGGGGAAGACAACATGGTGGTCGATGCCTTGTCCAGGCGTCATACGCTCATCACCACCATTGAGGCTAAGATTATGGGATTTGAACAACTTAAAATGTTTTATGCTACTGACCCTGTTTTTGCTGAGCTTTACAGTAATTCAACAAAAGGAGCAGTAGGTCCATTCTATCAGAATGATGGATTCTTTTTCAAGGAGAAACGGCTTTGCATCCCACGCGGATCCATGCGTGACCTGCTGACCAGAGAGGCCCACGGGGGAGAACTAATGGGGCACTTTGGCCGGGACAAGACCTTAGACGTATTATCTGACCACTTCTACTGGCTGCGGTTGAGCGCTATGTCGAGAGCCTTTGCaccaagtgcactgtctgtctcaagaCAAAGTCCTGGTCACATCCCTATGGTTTACATATAA